accggctcaggttgatcgagatttgctattggtccgttgtccggagactcaaggtagatctgtcagcgttcacagaccttgaagtccccgtctatcttttatgtcctactgttttctttcattcagacagttttatttctttcaggctattacttgtagtaaattctagaatgctcgtgaatattgactccagatccgggtggtagtaattaatacagttttatgatattctgcacttattatattttatcttagttaattattgttaattattgaatgggaataaggaattggtttaatgattctctaccgttggcttgcctagcaagtgaaatgttaggcgccatcacggttcgaaggtgggaatttcgggtcgtgacaatgagaGAGATGACTTGTTGGTAGTAGCTGTGGATCTAAAAGAAAATGTAGAAGAATTAACAAGAGAAAATAGTTCTAGAAACACTTTAAAAGGTAAGTAAGTGGCAAGTAAGGCACACCTTAAATCGAATATGAGCTCAAAATGGTGAAATTGAGTCGGTGCGCTGAACTTGAAAGAAATAGACAACTTTGGGAAGATTTAGGCAGGATTAAAAATGACCTAGATAAATCTCTAAAGTGGAATTGGTCCTCTAATAGAATCACCGGCACGTATAAAAGTGATGGGGGGAACAATGTAAGGCCCTGTGAAAATTTTCCTAAAATCTGGGATTCTGTGATGCCGGGGCAgtcgtagaggttaataatagtagaaataatAGTAGtccggactttttggattgaacagtgcgctgggaagttaaggaaaatgttgggcagaagtaggcattctgcggccgtagaaccactctgcggaccgcagactggtcgcagagtggggAAGTGTTTTGGGTCATCTTGATGTCAATTTCGaggccattatgcgaccacataactattttgcgggccgcactgtTATCGCATATCCATCCTTGtgatttttcggagggaggttctgcggtgcactatgcgacagCAGAAccattctgcggtgcattatgcgaccgcagaactgttctgtggtgcattatgcgaccgcaaaaccagTTCCaaagcttcatttttggggttttaaacccgacccaattacgttaaaacacatcccatagACCATTTTTGAGCAAAATTTGATAACTTAAAGTGGGGGAGcgagtcctagagggagaaagtgatcttcatcaagttaATCTTCAATTCTTGCATAAACCCTTGAATATTATCAAGAGAAGCAtcctaggtcttcatcctaagagTTAAGGTTCTATCACCAAACTCTTAATTTTGAAAGGTAACTAGAATGGGCAATTAGTAAGGTAGTTTATGGGGATGGgggtgcttaccttgcatgcatgtattcttaAAGTATgcgggaaggttgtgagctaaaaatggtagagaatgggttgggaaatgatggaatcttccacaaaagggCCTTAGAACctaatgcacatctagtgtttggtaaaatgctcaaatgagctagaaccatgatcatcttcctaattttgattcaatttgttacattttcaaaatagattgaagttgctaagatttccggaatactttagagtgtaaggaagcttaattgaggtatgttggctaaactttctctcttagaatcgagtTCCATATTATTTCCAtaagatcaagtatgattggctcaagattcctaacttctatatttcgggttattccctataaacttgttcattccgaatgagccttatgtcgaaagatagatgttcaaagtatggtttgcgtattaaaatgttgtggctttgagtcatgttttaaatgaaaactagtataccaattgggcgagaaaaactcgatatgcctACGGCTCATAATTGcttatatgtgtacctaaagtattGATTAGAAGTGTCATGTTGTTGCTAATCTTTAATTatgcttgaaaatgaaataagtgaattgaagaaataaagtgtggccaacgtaccaagaatttaagttatgactgtggctagtagtgcaaatgatttgatagaatgcgataaagaatatgaaatgagtctCGACTCGATTGTTTAAAAACGATTTCGAAATAGAATTGCCTAAtggcttttgtactcaattcatgcccataagtggttgctttaactaatgctttgctttataaatatatctagtgtgattcgagttcttacatactcaggtgttgaaattgtatattgtcatttctgggaaggagtatttcaagaataaatggtgtattgatcgCTTATAATGTTGATGTGTGCTTGTATTGCTAGTCGGTATGCCCCATTATTTGGGAAGGAACCTTGTGTGTTTAAATTTCCATTACTAATaaatttgaggtatatgattgTTGAAATATTccatatgttgatatttgatggtgacctttgaaattgaaagaggtgaaagtgtggaatatgaaatacggccaccgtgctaggaataaagaatcttgtgaatggccaaatgagccaaggaaatattgttattGTGAGTGACTAGAAAAACTaataagaatttatacaatgtgaaagatgttgaagtgagtacaattgtatttatgttacctttgtgtgcaaatcaaatcaaaaaaatatttttgggagcatcattagcaaaaccgaggaagggtgggtcataaggcccacacctgaaactacacgtgccgatgtaggggaggattgtgattattccccttatttgggataaaattgaaatattagagaaattatgatattattccccttaattgggatgaaactggtaatgattgtggattggaaaagtcaacccacacgacatttgtgggaaggcggcctagctgatcggatggagatcggatgccatgttgcgcacatggtggtactactcttggtaacttTCTTTCGCAACActtgtcaaaccacattgttcttggggagatggcctagacgatcgggcgtgatcggactccgtgctaacaaagacggtggtatatcagtgctaatgatTTTCCAaccaaaaattgtatatgaagttcgtattttgaaactttttatgttttaactggacatttggatattgtggattgtgacttgctgtttctatgtatttttttatatgggcattctattttgaaagaggatttttagctatacatactagtgttattcgacagtactaacgtcccttttgccgggggcgctgcatctttaatagatgcaggtggttctacagcaggcggcattgattaGCGGCAgtagtacactcttttcagctgatttggtgaggcccacttcatttcggggtcatgtatcttttatttctcatgtactgtgttttgaggtatagccggggccttgttgccggcatttccatattactcttctattgtacatagaggctccgtagacaggttgtgggttgtggttgatattGGTAATTGgattagaaatgttggtatttggaaatcatgttttacATTAATTTTataactcgtaatattttggaaattatgaatgaaactactaatgggaatgaaaaggtaGTTGTTAATagaatcttttcagtgtttgagtAATGGAGTACATCCCCTCTTTATTCATAGATGAGTTTGGATAGAAggtaatctaacaggcttgctcggccaggttctctcggttgagcaccggtcgcgctccccaagtttggggcgtgGCAAACAAGTAGGGAATCGAGTTCCAAAAATAAAAGGCTCCTTACAACCtacatagcaagtatgttactgtcCCTGATAACTAgctttgcactcactgtggtaATACTGGACACTTATAAAAAATACTGTAAAGCTAGATTTCATCCCCAAtagaaaaacaaagtttttgttgaaaaaataCCTACTACTAAGGAACTTGGTCCATCAAATAAAAAACATGTGATGCTTTCTTGGACAAGAAGAAGTTTAATTTGCCCTTTTCCTCACTACAAgagacccaaacttgtttgggttcctaagtctaatctcTGATTTTCTTGTGTAGGGAGCAGTTAAAGAAAGCAACCAAAGATGGTATATGGATAGTTGTTGCTCTAAGCATATGCGTGGAAGCACTGATGATTTTCTTTCACTCAAAGACCTGCAAGGAGAGAGTGTGTCCTTTGGCAATGGCCAAAAGGGATACattgagaatgtgtactatgtgaaTGACCTGAAATACAACCTActgagtgtctctcaaatctgCGACAAAGGAAACAAAGTTGAATTCTTATCAAAGACTTGCACAATCACCAATCTTGTGACTGGTGAAGTGGTTTTGATGGcaaaaagattcaaaaatatctacgttgctgattttgagtcttTGAACAGTGGGGATCTTACATGTTTCagtgttgttgataatgatgCTGAGCTGTGGCACAGAAGATTGGGACATACAAGCTTTTTGTTGCTGAACAAGTTGGTTAAGAAGGACCTAGTTCGTGGGCTGCCTAAGTCAAAGTTTAAGGATCAcaaggtgtgtgatgcatgtgtaagAGGAAAGCAAGTCATGTCCTCCTTCAAGCCAAAAAATGAAGTAAgcacctcaaggccacttgatctcctACATATGGAGttgtgtggacctatgagggtgcccagtagaggaggaaagaagtatATTTTCGTCATAGttgatgactactccagattcacatggaccttattcctcagaaccaaggatgaaactTTTCCAGTTTTTGCTGCCTTTGTGAAACAGATTCAAGTGAAGATGAGCCATAATGTTGTAAGCATAAGATCTGATCATGGCACAGAGTTCTATAATGCAAAATTCGACGAATTCTGTGCTGAAAATAGTATAAGTCACAATTTTTCAGCTCCCAGAACACccccaacaaaatggtgttgtggagagaaaaaataggactcttgaagacatggcaagaacaatgctaaTTGACAGTGGTGTACCAAAATATTTTTGGGCGGAGGCACTCAACACTGCTTGCTATTTGATAAACATGTGTATGATCATGTCTCTATTAAACAAGACCCTGTATGAATTGTTGAACGGGAGGAAACCCAAGCTAACTCACCTAAGAACGTTTGGTTgcaaatgtttcattttcaataatGGTAAGGAAGCGCTGGGAAAATTTTATGCCAAAAGTAATGAAGGTATCTTTCTTGGATATTCCTCACAAACCAAAAGAATACAAGGTCTACAACAAAAGGACTTAATGTGTTGAAGAAAGCATACATGTGATATTTGATGAATCACACCACTTATGTGTGAAAGATTCACGtgataagtgtcacgacccaaaccgatgggccacgacgagcacctggtgccttactcaactgagtaccaacataacgtatctttcgtgTCATaatatcataggtaaatgagcctgtcatgacccaaaaacctaacctgtcgtgatggcgcctatcgtggaactaagcaagccgactcattccaaaataaattgatattttcatttcaaggatAATTAGTGTAAAAACCTTcgcaaaggagttcaaatcaaaacaaaaatacggggaaaaaaagcccgacatcggggtgttactagtcatgagcatatgcTACAAATTGTCTAacaatatcgagactaacatagtctggaaaatagctaaatacaactaaaggaagataagagggagaagagcaggggctgcaatcgccaagcagctaccttgatatccccgagaaaatctgtaACCAGAATAATCAGCAACGGCTACCGTGtctagctacacctggatctgcacacaaggtgcagggagtaacgtgagtatgccaactcagtaagtaacagtcataaataaaggctgagtgcagtgacgagcagtaaAAATCACATAAGTTCATAATATAAAGTCTCAATGAAACAACCAAACGTCAATCAATGTTCAAGCCAAAATATCTCGTAAACTCCAGTTTCAATGGAAAACATGTAAAAATATTTTCGTTAGTTTAAATAGAGGCTCGATGCAAAATAGAGTGAAAATAATGAtttcataaacaagcccctcgggcaagcctcacagtcactcatgaacagcccctcgggcatacctcaccaccactcatatagcccctcgggcatacctcaccatcactcatgcctctcaatcactcgtcactcggcactcggcactcgcactcagtaggtacctgcgttcactgggggtgtgtacagactccggaggggctcttacagcccaagcgctatatatatatatatatatatatatatatatatatatatatatatatatatatatatatatatatatatatatatatatatatatatatatatatatatatatatatatatatatatatatatatatatatatatatatatatatatatatatatatatatatatatatatatgcggcatgcagcccgatccatatcgtatcctcacaaatcaggccctcggcctcactcagtcataaacctcacAAACTACTCAGGCATTTCAATGAAATCAGGGGACtcaacccaaaacaacatttatatgcatcaaaaccgagtaataaaaactgagttgtgcagtaaacaagtataaccatgactgagtatagattttcaatcgaaaacagtgagaggatagtaagaaaaggcccctaagggtccacaCAGCACTGGCTCAAGGCCCAAAagatggcattcagcccaatttaaagaaactctttctaaaacatataagtatcatttagtttcaacaaaatatgcaactctacagttgctacgggacggaccaagtcacaatccccaacagtgcacgcccacacgcccgtcacctagcacgtacgtcacctcaaaatagtagattaatacgaaattcggggtttcataccctcaggactagatttacaatcgctacttacctcaaacaggacaaaactctagcccgcgatgctcttgcccctcgattCGACCTCCAAATATtctgaatctatccaaaatcagtatattatcatcaatatacgctaaaggaatgaatcccatatgaaaattatcaaattaaaccaCAAATCTCGAAATAGGTCAAAACCGGCCTCGGGCCtatatctcgaaatccgacggaattcacaaaactaggaaacccattcactcacgagtccaaccatactagtttcactcgaatccgactccaattcgatgttcaaatcccaaaaattcatttttttaagtttctacaattttccccaaatttctaccTCAAAGTAttaatcaaatgatgaaatcattgatatattcatgaacattaaccaaatccgagttagaatcacttaccccgatgaatttcttgaaaatccctcgaaatattgccacaaaccgagctccctaggtccaaaatgtgaaataatgcccTAAACCCCGTTTATATAGTGTACTCTCTGATCTCCACTACGCTGACCGCGAAAATCCAACCCTTGCAGTCGCGAAAAAGTAGCGCTGTCCGTGCTTATGGTGGCTGTAGTGACaggatttagtattttggccataaatttCTCTACAGATGTTCAAATGAAGGGCTACAATTtgtgtttttgaatcatcttaaaattccttatagatcaaaagatataggcttccgaagtcggaccagcgaaTCTGCAGATCTGCCCTGGAGTGCCTCCGCGACCAAATTTATGCGATCTGCGCCCCCTCCTTCGCCCTTAGCAAAATTTTGCCGTCGTCCGCGAAAATTAAACACCAGAACCATGCCTGAGTTCCggtaatgcccggactcgctcaaatctcacccgaaacatacccgaggcctaCGGAACCTCCACCAAATGtgccatcaagtcctaaaataccataccaaTTCAATCGAGCTctcgaatcacctcaaacaataacaaaaacatgaatcgcacaccaattcaagcttaatggacttgaaacctcaaactttcacaaccgatgccgaaacctatcaaacctcgtccgaatgacctcaaattttgcacacacatcacaaatgacactacgaacctactctaactctcgaaattccattccgactttgatatcaaatttttcactgccgaccagaAATCACCGAATTTCcagtttcgccaattcaagcctaatttcaccaCGGACTTCAAAATTATATTccgggcacgctcctaagtccaaaatcacctaatggggCTAACCGAACCATAAAgatccaaatccgagatcgagTACTCAATAGTCAaaatttggtcaaacctttcttaTTTAAAGCTCCTTGTTGAATATCATTTCCCCATATCAAtctcgaataacctgaaaaccaaaatcgatgactcacataagtcataatacatcatgcgggGCTACCCATGCCCGCAAAtcaccgagcgaagtgcaaatgcttaaaacgaacggtcgggtcgttacagagcCAGAAAGGCTGTCacgagataactagaataaacatgagagaatactcgacatagaacgacccaacatgatatagaaacttatacatatgacatacgggcttatataaggccaacatgagcatttgtaaactcaaatcataggccgacaaggccatacaatcttt
This DNA window, taken from Nicotiana tabacum cultivar K326 chromosome 4, ASM71507v2, whole genome shotgun sequence, encodes the following:
- the LOC142179821 gene encoding putative mitochondrial protein AtMg00300, whose amino-acid sequence is MDSCCSKHMRGSTDDFLSLKDLQGESVSFGNGQKGYIENVYYVNDLKYNLLSVSQICDKGNKVEFLSKTCTITNLVTGEVVLMAKRFKNIYVADFESLNSGDLTCFSVVDNDAELWHRRLGHTSFLLLNKLVKKDLVRGLPKSKFKDHKVCDACVRGKQVMSSFKPKNEVSTSRPLDLLHMELCGPMRVPNSSEDEP